The genomic region CTCTTCTACCGACATTTGGGTCATGTGGATAGGGTCAAATTCACTAGCAACACCGCCACCTGCCATGACTTTAATTTGGGTAGCACCAGCTCTTAGGTTCTGGCGTGCGGCGCGACGGACTTCCGTTTTACCATCAACGATATAACCAAAACCATGGCGCTCAAGATCATCAACAGCTCCTGGCTGGTCATTAAAGTTACCTGTGTCAGCATGGCCGCCTGTTTGGCTTAGGAAGCCGCCTGATGGGTAGATTCTAGGTCCATCAATCAATCCATTATTAACCGCTTTTGCCACACCCAAGATATTACAGCCAGCATCACGAGCCGTCGTAAAGCCTTGTTCTAGATATTGATTCATTGAAACGTAGGTTCTGGCACCCATTGCCATTTGATCATATCCCTGCTTACCTACTAACATGCCTTCTTGGATACACAAGTGAGAGTGCATGTCGATAAGCCCAGGAATCATCGTTTTACCTTGTCCATCCACGACAGTTGCATCAGCTGCGTCAATTGCAGATTTAGATATCTTCTCTATTTTGTTATCAACCACGAGTACATTGTGGTCTTCATAGAGCTTGTTTTCAGTTCCATTAAAGATGTCAACATTGGTAAAAAGGGTAGACGCGGCATTCGCTGAAAAGGCGAGTGAGCATGATATTGCGACAACTGACAGTTTAAGACTCTTATGTTTCATTATGGTACCTATAATTTCCGTGCGTGGCGGGGTATCCGCATCGCGTAACAATCCTTACTAAACTAGTGTTACGAAGTTAGTTATTCAGAAAATATCCGTTTTAAATGACTAACATTCATAAACTTAGGAGTAATGTTGCCAGTAATCAAGGTTTGATAATTGCCATTTGATGACATGAAGATTTATGACTAGATTTGATTGCGGTGATTTGATCTTTGCGCGCGGTATGGCTTATAGGGTGCAGGGTGTCATAAAGGAGCGAGATAGATATATCTACAGGCGAGGAGCGATTATTAGCAATAACAACACTCAAACAGCAGGCATTAAGTCTGCTGTTTGAGTGTTGTTACTATGAGGATCGTTTAGTGACTTCGCCTACATCGTAAACTTTATCTGCTTTGTGACGAACAAAGTAATCAACAAGGCACGTTTTATCTTAGATATAAATATCTAGAAGCAGATAACAGTACCGTCGTTATGCTGAATTATTCGTTGATTGGAAAGTTAGACGGGAACAGTGCACGTTTCGCTTCTTCATCACGTTCGGTTTTAAATTCAATATCTTTGCCGGTTTCGCGGGCACGCAGTGCGGCTGGGCGAGTGTTGATGGCGTTAAACCAGCGCTTCAAGTTCGGGTAAGGTTCTAGGCCTTCTTCACCAAGCACGACAGGTGCTTTATCAATCCAGCCCCATGCGGCTACATCGACAATGGTGTACTCATTACCGACGATAAACTCACGGCCTTCCATATACTTTTCTAGCACTTCGTAATGACGTTGCGCTTCACGTAGGTAACGGTTTACTGCGTAGTCTAGGCCTGCTGGCGCAGCATGGTGGAAGTGTACCGATTGGCCGGAGTATGGGCCAAGGCCACTCGCAATAAACATCATCCAAGAGAGCAGTTCGGCTCTGTCTTCTGGCTGACCACCAAGCTTGCCTGTTTTCTCTGAGAGATACAGAAGGATAGCGTTCGAATCGAACACGCGTTGTCCTTCGTCTTCAATCGCTGGCGTTTTTCCATTTGGATTTATTAAGCGATATTCCGGCGTGTGTTGTTCGCCTTTTAAAGTATCAACAGGAACGAGTTCAAAATCTAGGCCTGTCTCTTCTAGAAACAGAGCGATCTTCATTGGGTTGGGTGTTTGGTGAAAATAGAACTTAAGCATGGGGTAACTCCTTGTATTGGTAATTCATTAAAGCATCACTTGAACGATCGTTCAATAATTGATTTTAATTTATTTGAAAATCGGCTGATGCGTGTTTTAAATCTATGTGCTTAAAACTTCTTTATTAGAGCGAGAATGGAATCGAGCGATTCAGTGTGTTGGATTTTAAGCTGTTGAAAAAAAGAGCTTAAAGTAGCTTTTTTGATTCGTCGTTTTATGTGGAGTTTGGCTTTGTGATGGGGGGTTTTTGGTGGGATAGGCGTATGAAATCCGCGGATAGATATTCCAACAAAAACGTTGAGAACTGGTTAAAACCAGAATTATCTGGATACACAGGCTTACTGGTAAGTTCAAAATCGTGATCTACTGCCACACCTTATGCCACAAATGAATATAAACGTTGGAGATTCAGGTGTACTTCACGGTTTTTTAATCTTAGGGACTTACATTGGTGAGCAAATCTGATGTGAACACTTAACGACACAGGATCTTTCCATGAAAAAGAACATTATCGCCCTCGCTCTTGGTGGCATGCTTGCTTTTGGCGCAACACCTTATTCTTTTGCTGCTAACGATGGTGCAGTACAAGCTTCAGCGGATTACGCGCAGTTGGTGACTAAGCGACAAGTTGTCGACCAACTACTTCTTGATGCGTTGCAGGCGTTTAAGTCTCCGGCAAGAATTTCTCACGCGGGTTTCACGGCTAAAATGCCAAGCAACATGGAAATTGTGACCAACCGATTGTTAGAAGCTTATCAGCTAGAGCCTTACCGTACCGATTTGCTTATCTCGGCAGCAAACGCTCAGATCTACAACAAGAATGCAGAGCGCGCTATTGAGTTGTTTGAGCAAGCGCTGACGGTTGCCCCAGACGATGTTGACCTTCACGCTTACCTTGCGGTTTGGCAGCGATTTGAAGGCAATGAAAGTGAATCCAATAAGCACATGGAGAAACTGGAAAGTCTGAACAAAGGCAAAGCAGAGGACATCAAACGTATTTTTGCTACGGTCGATCGGGTTTTAGAGACACCACTGAAAGAGTCTGCGGACAAAGGTCTGCTTGATGACCATGGCGCGATCGTTACTTTGGGTTACGCGCTTAATCCAGACGGCTCAATGCATCAGATCTTGATTGAACGTCTTGAAACAACATTGGCGATGGCTAAAGCGAATCCGGATGCGGTGATCGTGTTAACGGGTGGCGTGCCGAAGAACCACAAGACTGAAGGCAAGTTGATGGCGGACTGGCTTATCGAGAAAGGGGTAAGTAAAGATCGCATCATTGAAGAGAATTATGCGACCAGCACGGTAGGCAATGCCTTATTCAGTAGCTATGCACTTGCTCGTCATGATATTAAGCACGCGACCATTATCAGTTCGGCAAGCCACGTTCGCCGTGGTCAAACTTTGTTTGAAGTGGCAAGCTGGCAAACCGGCCCTCAGGGCATTACTTTCGATACGGTTTCTTACCCAGACAAGCCACTTTCAGAACTTAAGAAAGCAAGTGATGGAGAGCTACTAGGTATCTACCGTGACGCTCTTAGAACGTATGGTATGTGGAGCTATCGCTCTTACCCATTAGAGTCTCGCTAGGCTTTAGGTTACTTCACGGTAGGCAAAGTATAAGTTGCTAGTACAATCGAGCACGGCTAGATGGTATGCTGTGCTCCTACTTAATTTAGTGTTTCAAAGGCAAAAAAATGAACCCGATTTTAGCAATGTTGAAAGAGAACAATATTAGCGACGAGCAGATCAGCGAGCTATTCAAAACGTTGACAGAGAACCCTCTTGCAGCAATGGCGACGATCAGCCAACTTGGTTTACCACAAGATAAACTTCAAATGCTGATGGGGCAGGTAATGCAAAACCCTGCGCTAATCAAAGAAGCAGTTGAAGAGCTTGGCCTAGATTTTTCTAAGGTTGAAGCCGCTAAAGAGCAACTTCAAAAATAATAGAGTGTGAATGAGCGATTTTGTTAGGGAGCGATAGCCGATTCGGTTAACTGTTCTTGAGATCGTGAATTAGACTCCAATAAAAAGCCGTTTGAGTATCAATACTTAAACGGCTTTTTTGATCTTGGCGTTCAATTAAAGTGCGTGAACTAAGCTAAATGACAGGGCGTGTTTATCGCTATCTTAACAACAGTGATTGACATGATTGAACAAGTTTAAATATAACATTCGCAAAAGAGGGCTTATGAATTCTTACAAGCTGGAAATCTATCAACGACCACTAGACGCAATAAAGAGTGGCGCTAAGCGTGTTGAGATAAGAACAAATAACAGTTATGAAGCCATTCAATATGACCAGTTGAATAAAGGAGACCACATTGTTTTTCAAGTGATATCAGGCCCACCGTTTGTTGGTTTAGATGTGATTCAGCCAAATGCGCTGACTGTCGAAATATTGGACGTAAGACATTTCCCTGATCCTAGAGCGTTATTGATGGCAGAGGGGCTAGGAGTGTTATCTAATTTGAGTGATTCAATTGATGAGGGCGTTGAGCTTCTCTACAGCTTTCACGAATACAAAGAGATGATCCCGGTTCACGGTATATTCGCCATAGAAATTCGAACTATCGAATAGTCTCTTTATTCGAATGAACCTCAAGCCAAAGTACTCATGTTCTTTGGCTTTTTACTTGATGGCTAAGGTACTTTGAATACATTTGACAGAGCCTTTACCAATTTCGTGAGCGTATTGACAAATTACTTACTAGACTTAATTAACCTATGCGCGACTTGATATGTGCACCTATTTGAACAGCGATGATGGACGAGCAGTAGCCCCAAATAATTGGAGGTGCGTGATAGATCCATACCGTTGTCAATCTAGAGCTCACAACAAGGCTATGAATAAAAGGGCACTTAAGTAAGTCCTTTATTGAGCAGTGATTTTATAGGAAATGAGTTATGAAGTATTTAAAGGAAACCGCTTTAGCAAGCCTTGTGCTGGCTGGGCTTGTTGGTTGTGGTGGTGATTCAGGATCATCAAGCAGTACGACACCAATTACCTTGAGCGTGAGTGATGCGCCCATTGATGATGTTAAAGACGTCACTGTGACATTCAGTAAGGTTGCTTTACTTCCCCAACAGGGAGGTTCTCCATTGGTATATGACGTCTATAAAACGGATGAAAACGGTGACTATGTTGATGAAAATGGCGATCCATTACCCGATGGTGCGGATCCTATTCCGTTAAGTGTTAACTTATTGGATTACCAAGGCAGCGATGCGCTCCCTTTGATTGAAAATGAGGTAATTCCGGTAGGCAGTTATAAGTTGTGTGTGTTTGCGAATGATGGCGATCACCCAACAGATCCATCTTACGTGGTAGAAAACGATGATACGACTCGTGAGTTAACGGTGAAAGGTGAAGGTGCGTGCCCGCAAGGTGTGGGTAAAGAAGATAACGCTGGCGTGCTTTACTTTAATAACTCATTTAATGTGAACCAACAAAGTAACGACTTTGTTGTCGAGTTCGATCTTCGACGTGGCCTAAAGAACAGTTCGACTTTCCCTGATTACACCATTCAAAGAACGTCTGTAAGCCTTATCAATACGGTTGAGACAGGAAATATTGAAGGCACTGTTGCTCTTTCTACTTATGACACTTGTAACGGTGGTGACAATACATTTGCTCAGTCGGTGTACTTGTATGAAGGTAATGTCGATAAGCCTGACATGGCTCCGATTGGCGGTAGTGATGAAGTGAAACCGATCACTTCAGCGTCAGTAGCAATGAATCAAGCACAGACGAACTATGAATTTTCTCTGGGCTTCATTGATCCAGGTACGTATTCGTTAGGCTATACCTGTACTGCACAACATGACAGTGATGAAGACAATGCTGATCCGGTTGCTGATGGTTTTGAAATCTTTGATGTTCAAAATAGTGTTCAGGTAGTGGTCGGTCAGGATAGCCAAGTATCGTTTTAAATCTTTGACGTGATTTACCATTCTAATAAATACGGCCTCTCATTTGGAGGCCGTTTTTGATTACGTAGCTAGCATGTATTTGATGAGCATTGAGTGTGCCTCTAGGGAAGTGATAATGTAACGTTGTGTCTCTTACTCTAACCTAGCGAAATGTACTCCGGCGTTGCTCATGAAATCTAGCTTAAGTATTCGATCTTACACCAAGCAATTTAATACCCATGCACATGATGACCATCATCAATTGGTATTGCCGATCCAAGGCAGTATTAATATCGAAATGGTGGGATATGTCGGTAAAGTGGCCGTGGGCGAATGTGTGGTGATTCCGGTAACGACAGCGCATGCGTTTAAAGCGGATGAAGCGGCGCGGTTTATTGTTGCGGATATGATGGAGTTACCGCAGCACTTGTTAGAGCATGAGCTTTCGGTTTTCACGATAACGCCGCCTTTGATGAGCTTCTTGTTATTTGTTGAGAAGCAGCTGGAATATCAAGTCGACAGTGGCATTGAATCAACTATCTTGGATGTGTTTTCACTGCTGTTAGAGCAACAAGAAGTAAGCAAGAGTATCGACCCTCGTATTCGAGCGGTGCAAAGGCTCATTGCGGATAATTACGCCCAACCTCTCTCGATTTCTCAACTTGCAGAAACGGCCTGTTTAAGTCCTACTCAATTTAAAAAACGCTTTAAAGAGTGCATTGGAATCAGTGCGCTTAAGTACATCACTCGCTATCGTATGGAGAAGGCTCAAGCCTTGCTAAGTCATACCGATTTACCCGTTCAATTGGTCGCAGAAAATGTGGGTTATAGCGACCTATCTGCATTCAGTCGTCGTTTCTCTCAGCACTTTGGCATGTCTCCAAGGGCGTTTTTGGGCTCGATGAAAGAGAGTCTTTCAAAACAAGAATAGCGTCCTTTTGGCAAACTCAACTTAGTTTATGTTCACTATTATCTATTTCAGAAATGAAAATAAACTAGGTAATAGTAATGAATCTTGCCATCAATCGCGTTAACGAATTCCAAACAGGCACTTTAGCCATTGTGTTTGCTTCTGTTTTATGGGGCACGACGGGCACGGCAGCAAGCTTTGCACCTGATCTCAGTCCATTAGCGATTGGCGCATTTTCGATGGGTGTAGGCGGCTTAATGCAAGCGGTCTTGGCGTATCGAAAGATCTTATCTTCACTTGATAAGCTTTTGCTCAACAAAAAGCTGTTAGCGGCGAGTGCATTGGCTTTGGCGATCTATCCTCTGGCTTTTTACTCTTCAATGAAGTTATCGGGTGTCGCAATGGGTACGGTGGTGTCGATTGCTACTGCGCCTTTCTTTTCTGCTCTTTTAGAGTGTCTTATTAGCAAAAAGAATAATATCAACAAGCGCTGGCTCACGAGCTTTGCCATTGGAGTCGTTGGTATTGGGCTACTGGTATTTTCAGAATCATCATCAGTGAGTGCTTCTGGTGATGCTCTGAAGCTTTTGGGCATTGGATTGGGGCTAGTTGCTGGGTTGTGTTACGCCATTTATTCGTGGGCGACAAAAGCTCTGATAGACGAAGGCATTAAGTCGCAAGCGGTAATGGGCAGCATATTTGGGTTGGGAGCGATGTTGTTGCTGCCAACGCTATGGTTTACAGGGGATAACCTATTCGCATCGAATACCAACATATTAGTGGTGAGTTACTTGGTGTTACTTCCTCAATGTTTGGGTTATATCGCCTTCAGTTTTGGGCTACGCCATGTCACAGCAAGTAGCGCAAACTTGATTACCTTGCTTGAGCCAGTTGTTGCCGCCGTATTGGCCGTGTGTATTGTGGGTGAGCTTATTCCATTGGTTGGATGGCTAGGTATGTTCTTGATAGTGATGTGTTTATTCATCCAATCTCAGCCAGCTAAAAAGCCGTTATAAGTATTTGTTAAAGCAAGATTAATTGAATTAAATTCATGTGTGAATCTTATAATTGAATAAAATGAGTATCTCAGTTGCGAGAGTGCTGTTACTATCGTTATCAATAGTCGGGGGGCATATACCTTAGTTGGTGTTTGCTGAGATCGTTATTCGAGACCCGTTGAACCTGATTCAGTTAACACTGGCGTAGGGAACTATGATTACTTTGCCTACGTGGTTCAACAATGATCTCTCATTGGTTTCACCTCCACACTCTCTTTGCGGCGAAAGTTCGGTTCTCTTACGTCTTTTAGACAGTAGGAGCGACCATGACACAGCATTCCAATTCTCAAGTATCACCTAGCAGCACTCAAACACCAGAAAACCAATCTTCTTCGATCAATACTCCGATTGTTTTGACCATTGCGGGTTCTGACAGCGGCGGCGGCGCGGGCATTCAAGCTGATATTAAGGCCATGTCGGCAACCGGTAGTTTCGCTTGTTCGGTAATTACCGCGATTACATCCCAGAACACCCAAGGCGTGTCAGCCATTTTTCCAATCCCACTTGAGCATGTGGCTAGCCAGCTAGACGCAGTGTTTACTGATTTGAACATCGTTGCGGTAAAGGTCGGCATGTTGGCGGATTCGCAAATCATCAAAGTTGTCGCGGACAAAATCAAACAATACCAACCTAAACACTTAGTGATCGACCCTGTAATGGTGGCAACCAGTGGCGATCTTCTTCTAGAAAACTCGGCTATCACCACGCTAAAACAAGAATTGATTCCGTTAGCTGACATCATTACGCCTAACTTACCAGAAGGCGCAGCACTTACAGGCAAAGCCGTCCCTGAAAGCGAAGCGGAAATGCAGGGCATGATTGAAGACCTGCGCGCTTTAGGTGCAAAAGCCGTCCTACTAAAAGGC from Vibrio gigantis harbors:
- a CDS encoding helix-turn-helix domain-containing protein: MKSSLSIRSYTKQFNTHAHDDHHQLVLPIQGSINIEMVGYVGKVAVGECVVIPVTTAHAFKADEAARFIVADMMELPQHLLEHELSVFTITPPLMSFLLFVEKQLEYQVDSGIESTILDVFSLLLEQQEVSKSIDPRIRAVQRLIADNYAQPLSISQLAETACLSPTQFKKRFKECIGISALKYITRYRMEKAQALLSHTDLPVQLVAENVGYSDLSAFSRRFSQHFGMSPRAFLGSMKESLSKQE
- a CDS encoding metal-dependent hydrolase family protein; this encodes MKHKSLKLSVVAISCSLAFSANAASTLFTNVDIFNGTENKLYEDHNVLVVDNKIEKISKSAIDAADATVVDGQGKTMIPGLIDMHSHLCIQEGMLVGKQGYDQMAMGARTYVSMNQYLEQGFTTARDAGCNILGVAKAVNNGLIDGPRIYPSGGFLSQTGGHADTGNFNDQPGAVDDLERHGFGYIVDGKTEVRRAARQNLRAGATQIKVMAGGGVASEFDPIHMTQMSVEELETAVEVAKDYGTYVTVHAYHDRSVNRAIDAGVRTIEHNFLVSEDTIKRMKKEGVALSAQAVMSLKAFADPESITFFSPDQKAKASKVYEGALQMFKWAKKHDILVVTGGDMFGPAYNMAQAENMTYMQKAGFTPFDIMKMGTSNAAEVLSWSGGMNPYKYGSLGKIEAGAYADLILVDGNPLDDIEILNQYEEKFQYIMKDGKVYKDTL
- the thiD gene encoding bifunctional hydroxymethylpyrimidine kinase/phosphomethylpyrimidine kinase; protein product: MTQHSNSQVSPSSTQTPENQSSSINTPIVLTIAGSDSGGGAGIQADIKAMSATGSFACSVITAITSQNTQGVSAIFPIPLEHVASQLDAVFTDLNIVAVKVGMLADSQIIKVVADKIKQYQPKHLVIDPVMVATSGDLLLENSAITTLKQELIPLADIITPNLPEGAALTGKAVPESEAEMQGMIEDLRALGAKAVLLKGGHLEKDENSNDLLILPTTSALISAKRFPTKNTHGTGCTLSSAIASFLAQGNTLPEAVDLGKQYISRAIAHADELQVGQGHGPVNHFFAGHGNVR
- a CDS encoding YdcF family protein, which codes for MKKNIIALALGGMLAFGATPYSFAANDGAVQASADYAQLVTKRQVVDQLLLDALQAFKSPARISHAGFTAKMPSNMEIVTNRLLEAYQLEPYRTDLLISAANAQIYNKNAERAIELFEQALTVAPDDVDLHAYLAVWQRFEGNESESNKHMEKLESLNKGKAEDIKRIFATVDRVLETPLKESADKGLLDDHGAIVTLGYALNPDGSMHQILIERLETTLAMAKANPDAVIVLTGGVPKNHKTEGKLMADWLIEKGVSKDRIIEENYATSTVGNALFSSYALARHDIKHATIISSASHVRRGQTLFEVASWQTGPQGITFDTVSYPDKPLSELKKASDGELLGIYRDALRTYGMWSYRSYPLESR
- a CDS encoding glutathione S-transferase family protein; translated protein: MLKFYFHQTPNPMKIALFLEETGLDFELVPVDTLKGEQHTPEYRLINPNGKTPAIEDEGQRVFDSNAILLYLSEKTGKLGGQPEDRAELLSWMMFIASGLGPYSGQSVHFHHAAPAGLDYAVNRYLREAQRHYEVLEKYMEGREFIVGNEYTIVDVAAWGWIDKAPVVLGEEGLEPYPNLKRWFNAINTRPAALRARETGKDIEFKTERDEEAKRALFPSNFPINE
- a CDS encoding DUF2999 family protein, translating into MNPILAMLKENNISDEQISELFKTLTENPLAAMATISQLGLPQDKLQMLMGQVMQNPALIKEAVEELGLDFSKVEAAKEQLQK
- a CDS encoding DMT family transporter, giving the protein MNLAINRVNEFQTGTLAIVFASVLWGTTGTAASFAPDLSPLAIGAFSMGVGGLMQAVLAYRKILSSLDKLLLNKKLLAASALALAIYPLAFYSSMKLSGVAMGTVVSIATAPFFSALLECLISKKNNINKRWLTSFAIGVVGIGLLVFSESSSVSASGDALKLLGIGLGLVAGLCYAIYSWATKALIDEGIKSQAVMGSIFGLGAMLLLPTLWFTGDNLFASNTNILVVSYLVLLPQCLGYIAFSFGLRHVTASSANLITLLEPVVAAVLAVCIVGELIPLVGWLGMFLIVMCLFIQSQPAKKPL
- a CDS encoding DUF4382 domain-containing protein translates to MKYLKETALASLVLAGLVGCGGDSGSSSSTTPITLSVSDAPIDDVKDVTVTFSKVALLPQQGGSPLVYDVYKTDENGDYVDENGDPLPDGADPIPLSVNLLDYQGSDALPLIENEVIPVGSYKLCVFANDGDHPTDPSYVVENDDTTRELTVKGEGACPQGVGKEDNAGVLYFNNSFNVNQQSNDFVVEFDLRRGLKNSSTFPDYTIQRTSVSLINTVETGNIEGTVALSTYDTCNGGDNTFAQSVYLYEGNVDKPDMAPIGGSDEVKPITSASVAMNQAQTNYEFSLGFIDPGTYSLGYTCTAQHDSDEDNADPVADGFEIFDVQNSVQVVVGQDSQVSF
- a CDS encoding ASCH domain-containing protein, with product MNSYKLEIYQRPLDAIKSGAKRVEIRTNNSYEAIQYDQLNKGDHIVFQVISGPPFVGLDVIQPNALTVEILDVRHFPDPRALLMAEGLGVLSNLSDSIDEGVELLYSFHEYKEMIPVHGIFAIEIRTIE